In Mytilus trossulus isolate FHL-02 chromosome 14, PNRI_Mtr1.1.1.hap1, whole genome shotgun sequence, a genomic segment contains:
- the LOC134696645 gene encoding ankyrin-1-like gives MEELLHKAIENGDEQRVRHLIQKGAAMDKLMGLRGTALCAAISDNQTTIAFYLIDTGCDVNGEDYDREPPLLLAMRKERFEIVKKLIGHPRCLLNKPDDLTKLNPLCFAAKSGQSEVVDWLVNAGCHLTGKDADGNSALHLAIENSNYNIVQRLIQIGSSLTELNDEGFAPIHTLAKKGDCKSLVMMMSKWLHIENRIPQKFFKLDISEKVQPMVLQTVNSVTKYGHETPLILAATRGHSDLIKLLLMCGASPNVGDHLKSDFVCEDGPKVYISTPIARLCSSYQKGEVKLDVFRWILDAGCRVDQSALVTTRTERLDMTPLQFTAKYDLLDLSKLLVSYGADVNFQKDMNDNTPLYVAIINNSERVMWYFLKECNIRYENVAGVWARHYFHAAVSLPEKGLALVLNHLISTTCNVDGIDDHQKTALLLGIEKQNLTFVRNILDLHADITICNKYLDSPLHKSAEIGSVEITKLLLAHGAEVNKENSRQMIPLDIALEDMEDNDHKEIAIILLQNGSRVSTMASDILKDEEKSENSKSYIDSDDDNDSDSSCSTDSEDNDDLDIVLKQLLSDQRDKPVSLYILTVATIRSHFRNNSLPFSGMSALPLPKIVINRILLN, from the coding sequence ATGGAAGAGCTGTTGCATAAAGCCATCGAAAATGGAGACGAGCAAAGAGTTCGACACCTCATTCAAAAAGGTGCTGCTATGGACAAACTTATGGGATTACGAGGAACGGCATTATGTGCTGCAATATCTGACAACCAAACAACCATAGCATTTTATTTAATCGATACCGGATGTGACGTAAATGGAGAGGATTATGACAGAGAACCTCCTTTACTGCTTGCAATGCGAAAAGAacgttttgaaattgtaaaaaaattgatCGGTCATCCTAGGTGCCTTTTGAATAAACCAGATGATTTGACTAAACTTAATCCTCTTTGTTTTGCCGCGAAATCAGGGCAGAGTGAAGTTGTTGATTGGTTGGTCAATGCTGGATGTCATCTGACAGGAAAAGATGCAGACGGCAACTCGGCACTTCATCTTGCTATAGAAAACAGCAACTATAATATCGTTCAGCGTCTTATTCAAATTGGTAGTAGTTTGACAGAATTAAACGACGAAGGATTTGCGCCCATACATACACTTGCAAAAAAGGGTGATTGTAAAAGTCTGGTGATGATGATGTCTAAATGGCTTCATATTGAAAACAGAATTCCACAAAAGTTTTTCAAGCttgatatttcagaaaaagTCCAACCGATGGTTTTGCAAACCGTTAACAGCGTGACAAAATATGGCCATGAAACACCATTAATTCTCGCTGCAACACGCGGGCATTCAGACTTGATAAAATTACTTCTCATGTGTGGAGCAAGTCCAAATGTGGGTGACCACTTAAAATCGGACTTTGTATGTGAGGATGGTCCGAAGGTTTACATTTCAACACCGATTGCACGTTTGTGTTCAAGCTATCAAAAAGGAGAAGTAAAGTTAGATGTGTTTAGGTGGATTTTAGATGCAGGTTGTCGAGTTGACCAGTCTGCTTTAGTAACAACCCGAACAGAAAGACTAGATATGACACCTTTACAGTTTACTGCCAAATATGATCTACTAGATTTATCAAAACTATTGGTAAGTTATGGAGCTGACGTTAATTTTCAGAAGGACATGAATGATAACACGCCTTTGTATGTAGCAATTATAAACAATTCAGAACGGGTAATGTGGTATTTTCTCAAAGAATGTAATATAAGATATGAAAATGTTGCAGGAGTTTGGGCCAGACATTATTTCCATGCGGCTGTCTCCTTACCGGAGAAAGGTTTGGCACTTGTTTTAAACCACTTGATATCGACAACGTGTAACGTTGACGGTATTGACGATCACCAAAAAACTGCATTATTGTTAGGAATAGagaaacaaaatttaacatttgtaCGCAACATTCTTGATCTTCATGCGGATATTACGATTTGCAACAAATACCTAGATAGCCCCCTCCACAAATCTGCAGAAATAGGATCAgttgaaattacaaaattgcTACTAGCGCATGGAGCCgaagtaaacaaagaaaattcaaGACAAATGATCCCATTAGATATTGCTCTTGAAGATATGGAGGACAATGATCACAAAGAAATagcaattattttattacaaaatggCTCACGTGTTTCAACTATGGCGTCTGACATATTAAAAGACGAAGAAAAAAGCGAAAATAGCAAGTCTTATATTGATAGCGACGATGATAATGATAGCGATTCTTCCTGTAGCACTGATTCCGAGGACAATGACGACTTGGATATAGTTCTGAAACAATTACTTTCAGACCAACGTGACAAACCAGTGTCCTTATATATACTCACTGTTGCAACTATTAGAAGTCATTTCAGAAACAATTCTTTGCCATTTTCAGGAATGTCTGCCTTACCCTTACCAAAGATTGTAATTAATcgcattttattaaattaa